From the genome of Mastacembelus armatus chromosome 12, fMasArm1.2, whole genome shotgun sequence:
AGGCTAACTACGCACACAATATGTTGTTATACAGTAATTGTTTGAAACAATCTGATACAAAACAGTTCAATAAGGCATCCCTTGGATCTTTCTACTGACATGCTGGAGAGGTTTAGGCAGCCGTAAAACTACATTAAAGCCCTGCTCCTCATGAATTTTAGGTTCAATGTTTATGAAGTTCATGTAGCACATGTGAAACCAGTGAACTAAGAGCTCCACAGTTAAGGAAGGGTAAGTCGTGCAAACTGAACTCAGAGGGCAATTTTTAAGCCATTTTCCTAGGGTTTACATCTGGACCTCACAAAAGAGGATAAAGACTGCATGCACAGAAAAATGGTGTTATTTGACTGCAATGGGAAGACCGTTGAACATTTTAACCAAAATGATTGCAGATACTGAAACAGATAGCAGCCTTAACTCTGGActactgaaaagacaaaactgataaaaaccacattgaaatgaagaaaaaaatgttgggATATGGAGCCAACCTGAGCTGGCAGGTTTGGAGAGCAGAGTGAAGTTACCTCTCCCACATACTACTCACCTGCCACATTGACAATCTCTGTGGTCAAAGAATAATGTCACAGTTACAAAGTCACCCCATGCTCTGGGACACAACATGGAGGACATGTTTTGCTCTCTGTAAAGTTACTGCTTCAGAAACTGATGTCAGATCAAATTGCAATTGATGGATTTTTACTGCAACCAagtaatttatttcattaaaactcGGTGTCCAGGAAAACTTCACTCACAATATTCACACATTGCAGCAGATTGAGTTAGGGGGTAACTCCAGACCTGGACAGAATATATAATGATATATACcgtatatttatatatagataaTGTTTTAGCTAATTAAAAGACACCAAAAAGGTATTTCATCAGACAGGTGAAACATATTCATTTCCAGGTCAGGATAGCTGTAGCAGCAAGGTTTGCATATGCTGAGTTCACAGACTGACCTGGGTAAAGGTGCGTTCCACCACAGTGCCAGCACACAGAACCTGAGACTGGGGCCCTGCTGTCTTTATGTCCTGCAGGTTCTGCTCCCGGATCtataaacaataacattttaaatcaataaataaaaataaacacacagtaaaatcCTGCACAAAAGCAGTACAGAAGTACATAAAGTACAGACAGTAAAAGGATACAAAGATTTATTGAGCGGGACATAGAAACATGACcacaataaaaatcagaaaactgaCTGCAACCACAACTAAAGGAAGACTGTGATACCTTATTTCTCATTTCCAGGACTTCCTTTGGGTTGGTGTTCAGTGGGATGAACTGATTGGCTACGGCAGCCTGGCGCAGTCCATCTTCCTTTGTCCACTGTAAACACCagataaaatgttaaaagaaCAACTAAAACAAGACATACAAATTGACACGCAAACCCAAGCACAAATAACAGGTTTAGACAAAATACTATGCAGGCTTCACAATACAAGAATCATgctgaactgaaatgaacaaAGTTGgataactgtaaaaaaaacaaaaaaaaaggtttggaTGTAAAAAGTGAACCAATGATGATGAGGCACATTCAGGAAAATATGCACAAgcttaatatatatttttaaactggTAGGAAACAAACAGTACATTACTCTGATACTTATTTATCAACCCATGACATTAGATTGTATTTTCCCACTAATGCATTATATCTAATGCAGTCTAGAATGTTTGTCTTCTGCACAAATACCTACCAGAGCAGAGCCTAAATTATATAACAGAGAGCAATAGGGCTGTCCTGTTTCATTTTGTCTATGGGCATATTTTTATTGTCGAACAGagctaaagaaagaaatatcTCAACCCAGGACACTCCCTAACCTTAACTCAAGAGAACTCCTGGGAACATATTTTAGAAAAGAATCTTCTAATGCATTAAAACTAGTTTTCTGATGTAAATACtatttatttaacacaaaaaacactaatAGCTGTATTGCTTGCAAAATATTTCATGaacatattaaatatacaaAGTAGTTGTTTATGATTTGTAAGATTTCAAAGATGTAAAGCACATATGCCTTTAGGAGCATGTATGGTTTATATAGCTCACACTGAACACTGAGGACTGAAACGTGCTTTTGAGATGATCAGTGCTGGAGATGCTCAGACAGAAATGGATGGAAAAACCTACTAAGATGTGGTATATTTGTACtactgaaaacatttgtcatCATCATTGATGTCCTACTGGAaccaaaaacaaatagaaataaCACACTGGTGATGAATTGAAATTATCACAGAATGAGAAAAAGGGTGAAGGGATAAGGGAGGGAGAAGTGAGAAGTGGGGGAGAGTGAGGGGTTGCTGGCTGGGTGACTGAGACGATGAGGCTGGCTTACGAAGCGAGAGTGGCAGTGAGGGGTGAGCTGGCATCACCAAAGTCATTTCCCAGGCTGATACACAACAAGGACGACAGagataaaagagaaacacaccCGAGGACATTTGCCCACGTTGGGACAAAAAGCCATTGTCACAATACTACAAACTAAAATAAGAGTGCATCTTTCCTGCAGAAAGTGAAACCATTTATTATCTTAACTAACATTTTGCTCTTAatgtggaaaaaatattttcacaaagatgttttggTAAACCTGGTAATGCTCAGCATGactgaaggggaaaaaaaaaaaactcaggaCCCATTTCTTCAACCAAACTGAATGAGCAGCGGGTGAATATACAACTCAAATCTTTAGCTTCCATGCACAATATTTTATGTAAACCCTTGTAAACTAAGCATGTAATTTGCAGTGATAAGCATAAGCTCATGACTTTCATTCCTGTTTACTCTAAGCTTGGCTGGTTAGCTGTCAAACCAGAGGCCAGATGAGGGAGGGTTTCTGGATGGAGGTAGCTGGGTTGGGTTGCTTGATTATGAGATGAACATGTAAACACGATATACTCACTGAGAAAGTGTCTCACAACACAACATTTCCTACTTTCCCAACAGGAGATAATTGATTCAAAGGTCAGGACAAAtttaacttctgtttttttttttcttcgaaCAAAATCCACTCATGCAGGCCTTGAGTTGCTCAAAACCATTTTCAGAGTCAAACTTAAGCCAGAAACTAGAGAGAGCAAAAATAatacaggaaacagaaacacacaactgGAAGCAGTTGCAGGTGTTTGAGGGGAAAAAGGAAATCAGAAGAGCAGGCTGCATATCTCCTTTCCCACagaaatatttgctttgttgTATAACCATATTATTTCTTGTTAAATGTCTATACTGCAATGTTTTGCAAATACTCTATACTCTTAGAGCCATGCCACCTCCCTCATTTTTATTCAATAAATGTGAATCTTATCAAATGTCTAATAAATACACTGTTGCGTGCAGTTCTAAACACAAACTAACACTTTGGTTTTTGGCTTACATACTATTTACATCTCACTACACttgcttttctttgtactgtccaCTAACTTATCTTTATGTCTAGAAGTTGATTAACTTAGTTACTGAGAAACAAAACTAATAGTGTGTATTACAAGGTGAACAACAGTGTGGGTATCAGCAACATCACCGTGTCTTGCCACTTGAGGACTCATGCCACACCCCTGCTGCTCGCTCCTCTGGGAAAAACATCAACACCAACAATGCATTTCACTACTACACATGCAGTGGGGCATGCTGTGAGCAGCTGGCCCGGCATCACAAAGGATTAGGAGACGGGGAGGGAAAAAAGGAGTAAAGAGGGTTCACCAAATTATCACAGCTATGCTAAGAAGTAACTAACAGAGCAGAGGTAACTGCATTAGAAAGGCAGGTTAATAGAACATTTAAAATTACAGTGAGAGGGAGTTAAAAAAGGAGCAAAAGGCAGAATTATACTGGCTTCCATTTTAGTCTGCAAGCAGTTACGTAAAAATCTTGAGAAAGATTAGCAGAAAAACTAGACTTTTCCTCCTCACTGTCCCCAGGACCTCAGGATGCCAACCACCTACCCAATTCCACCAACAAGGTAGCTGTAAAATCTATACTATGAACAATAAGGTAGGCACAGACCAAGCAGTTGGTTATACAGCTTGGCACGCAGACACCGGACGAGAGAGACTGCAGCAAGGGTTTGACGTGATCATGTGTTATGTTCGTCCACACCTTTGGCTTCGACTTGGGGCTGGTTCCGTCGGGCCCGTCCTCATAAGGTTCGTCGGGCCGACCGCTAGCATTGAGCCAGCGGGTCTTGTCACGCTGGCCGCGCTGGAAGCTGTGTTTCAGTGGGGATCGAGCACCTGAGTCACTGTCGTCCCCGTATGAGTAACCACCGTGGGCAGAGGGAGCAATCTCCACGTCACTGTACTTTTTAGTTTTGTCTCGCAATGCTGGGCAGCGATAAGGGTAGCCTGTCCTGTAGCCCTgggagacagaaagatagaGAACAACAATAGGAGTTGGGAAAAACATACCGGTGTTGATCTCAGTGCATTCAAAGACTGTACTGCTAAAGCCACACTAAAGGGAACagcaaattttttttctttgtacctACCAAATTGTCAAGCATTCTCATGAGAGCCTCAAACTCCTGCTCCCCAACTTGCCACTTGGGCTGTGTAGAGGACCCGTCACCAGCTAACTCAGGGACCCGTGGACGTGACTTGTATTTCCCTGGGTCCAGCATCACCAGATTATCTGGTCCTCCAGCGCTGGCCAGTGTTCGCACCTGGAAGAAAGGAAGGGgaatacagacagacaaaccacagacagatccagaaaacagaaggaaaaaatgtgGCATGagcacatacgcacacacacacacacacacccaacataACccacataaatacatacaggCATACACATGTAGGACGTGAACATATATAAAGATGTGGAGAGACAAGCGACAAAGACGACTGTTATGAAAAATACAGACTAACATAAAGTGCAAAATGTCACAACACCAAATGGAAATACATGGTTGCCTATGTCATACTATAAAGCCAAATAGCAAAGTGATAATCCAGTTTTGTGACAAACATACAGTAAGATTAAGGTTTAGTCACAACCACCAGCTGACATATCAGAGGTTCTGTGATGTACATAAAGACGTCATTTACATTTAACTGAAGCAACAACAGAATTTTGTCAGTAAAACCACACAGCAAGAtagtaaaatacatttatagtGAGAGTTTAATGCTTTAGGAGATGTTGTAAAGAGAAAACcaccaaaacaaccacagtTAAATTTTTGCTTCAATAATACTGACAGAACTCAGTGTGTCTCTTACCTGGATCTCACAGGCTGTGACCAAGTTGTGGATGTAATAGAAAGCTTCTTCCACTGTTTCACCTACAGAGACCAACCCATGGTTCCTGAGGATGAGTACCTGGCACagaggaaaaatgtaaaatcacaTACAGAAATACTGCTGCTGATGTAATTGATAAAAATACATTGATGTTATGTGTTTTTAAGGTTATAAATTCAGACTTTAGCAGGTTTTATAGTATATTCATACATACTAacaactgttaaaaaaaaaaaaaaaactaccttGCTGTTAGGCCCTAAGTTCCTCTGTATGAGTGTACGTTCTTCCTCGTCCACCAGTATGCCATGGTAGTCATGGTAGGCCACCTCACCCAGAGAGAGAGCCTCAGGTGAGATGGGCAACAGGCCACATTTCATGGCAGACACCTGCAACCAAACAACAGCATATTGCATTAGACCATAATGTGTCTGTTGCTTTCTGTTATGTATAATTGCTGTGTGTACATTGTTCCTTACCGCAGCACCCgcaggtgtgtgtatatggaCTATACACTTGACATCAGGCCGTGCAGCATAGATGGCAGAGTGGAGAATGAACCCGGCCTGATTGACCCCAAGGTTGGTGCTGCCCCGGTCAACTATCTCAGCTTGAAAGTTTATCTTTACCTGGATGGcaggacagacaaaaaaataactaattttCAATCAAGTTTCAATTTGAATGTCTTAGCTCATGTTGACTGGCTTGCTTTGCTGCATTTAATCACACAAGAAGTGAAATAATGTCGAGCAATTTGAAATAACAAGAAAGTGGCATCATTCAATAGTAGAAAAGTACACAAAAAAACTTTAACAGAGACCACCACAGACTCTCACCAGACTGGAAGCAGTGACTTCACTGTACAGGAGCCCAAAAGGGACAACAAGGAAGCGCTCCTGATCCGAACTGACCCTGACCTAAAACACCAGAACAGTCACATTAGATTCCACTGTTAGATGGAAAACTAGCTAACAGTGAAATCAATTAATCAGTCAATTTTTGCCGTTGGCCCACATCACATAATTTAGCCTATAAAGCCCATAACGAATGCATCAGGTGTTTGTCAAGTAGTGGATTAAACAATTTCTTTTAACACAGTTCTTGTTTAATGATGCTTTTATTTCACTTACAGACTCTTCAGCATATATTGCAAACTTCAAAATCAGATCAGTGATTCACACAGCAttataaatatgtgtgttgtAATTATACATTGCACACTGATACTAAAGCCATGCTTCTTTTTAGAAAAagaacacacatttatattaGAGTAGGAGATAAAATGGTTATACAAAAAGCCTCATTGTGAACTGCTGTATGACAAAGAATCTTACTGTTAGGTGATTGTAGATAAGCTCAGACCAGCCAAACAAGTCTGCGAGCCGATAAAAGGCAGCCAGCTTACAGCGAAGCAGCTTCTCGCCCTTGTCGTAGGAGATGGAGTCTGAGCCACGCAGATCATTTACTGGAGTCACCATGCCCAGACctgacagaaacacatgaacacatagaAAGaggtgaaaaaataataataatactactgAGGGAGTAAACCCTCTACCAGGtcaaaaatagataaaatacaGTGCAGTACCAAAAGAAACAAGAACTATGTCTATTCATTGCCAGCAAGGAAAGAAAGTCCCACTTAcagtgataataaaaataagatgATGTCTGCCTACTAGACCTAGAATCTCTGTTCAGAAATTAACTCTGGCATTCATGTATTACTCACTGTGAGCACAAAAACAGCATGGCTGAGTTCAGcatcacacacagtcactctCTGTTCTGCTTACTCATGTTGAGCGCCGCCATGCCTCCTTGTGGTGCGGCGGGATACATGGAAGGCATGCTAGTGGTCATGAAGTCTGCGATCTGCTGCAGGGCCAACAGGCTCGTAGGCGTCTTCCCCTTCTTTAGCTGGTCCTGGATCATTGTCTCCAGTTCCTCGCAGAATGCCTTCCGGTCAAtgacgcacacaaacacatagaggTGCAATGacccaaaaacaacagaaagagaaaaaaacagatactTATAGAATCAAGCTATAGAACCAATATACTATATAGCCAAtaagaaatgcattttaagagcagactgatttaaaaaaaaggatgcacattaattaaaatattacaaaGTAATTGACAGCGTGTTCATCCTAATTTAAGGTTTAAAAGTATCGAAATCTGAAAAGAACTTGTAAGGTATAGCGGAATAAAGGGCAGAGACACAGGCACAGCCACACACATCAGCTGTACATAATTTaattcaactgtacatgtggtTGAGAAATAAAAAGGTAATAAAAAGTGACAGCTTGACATCTTTCTCTGCACTGTCCTGAGCTTAAAGTAAAAGCCTTTAAAGCTCCATTCTAGGCCTTTTCCAGGACCTACAATACAGCAGTGCCTTTCAAAACATATAATGGGGTTCAGTTCTCTGTCCTGAGCAAACACACTGTTATGAATGAACCAGATCCATCATGTGATGTTGTGAGGGCTGATGTCTTTAAACCAAAGGAGCCTAATCAGATTTAAAAATGCCAAGTTTGGCCTATTGCATTTATCAACAGTGAACACGGTATTTTGTCAGGTAATGCAGCGAATGTATAGCAAATGTAGTTTTGTGTGTTAAAGGGCTGCTACATGCTACACAAACATCTGTTCCACTGACCGGGCTCTGTAGGATCATGGACACcctctttctctgctccatcatgTTGAAGTCCTGCCGCAGGTCAGGCGCCATGTTCCTTTCCCTCTGGTACTCTGGACTGCTCTCATCCACCCGGTCGAAGTACCGCTCCTTGTGGGGGGCTGTGGTGGGAGGGGGAGCCGTCACCACTCCGGCACTTGAGTCACCGTTCATCCTGGGCTGGCCTCCTGTAAAAGGAGAAGCAACAATAACCTTAAACTGCTTTGTAACAACATtatcacctttttctttttgtttgtccaaataacttgaaaataaaacataataccAGAGAGTTAAGATTTAAAATTTCATTCTATCTCAGCTTTAAACTATGTACAATTATAGAAAGCCTCCTTCTTAAAAGTGTAGAAGAAATCCATAGTTATcattaataagaaaatatgaAGACAATAAGATGATAATAGAGGAAACACTGGGAAGTTTTTCCTTTATAGATAAGGAAATGAGCTCATTAGACAAGAAAGCCCATCACACAGACCACACTCTCCCCTGTTTCCTGTCATGGACATGTGACTGCTCTTCCCAGCTCAGaggtttttattgatttctaCAATGTGTTTCCTGGAATCACAACACCACCCAAGTGTCAAGCCCaggcaaagaagaagaaggaaaaaaaaactggaagtACGGACACTTACTTTTAAAATTCAGCCTGAAAACATTGGAACCAAAAATTGTACAATGTACACAAGAAGTGCAACAAGTACTTCTATGTTTGATTAATGTACAGATCATTTCTTCAATATGTCAGAAAGTGGTGTAAAAAACATCCATCAATTCAGCCAAGTCCAAGGTTATATCTATTTAGTTTTTCGTTCCAGAcagaaatattataatatatatatggatatattttatattttttctgtgatatAAAGTGTGTATTTGAAAGGCTCAAAACAGCCATTCTTGTAGAAATTTAGCCCAAGTATTTATTGGCAAGCAATTAATTTACTGCAAATTTCTAACCAAATAGTCACTGTATTCAGACATCATCTCAATACaaacatctgaaaacatcaCCTTGATCTTAGTATCATCTGGAATTTCACAAACAAAaccataatgaaaataacagatGATTGCAGCTAGCTCAGATGTCAGCACATGTTCCACTGAACTGCTGCCCTAAAACAGTTACCTAACAACAACAGAGAGTGATTTAGGGACataaagagcagagagagagagatttccAATCGATCCATGTCCATCCAGGTGGCTAGGTGTACTGGAGGATAAACACTCCTCACCTGCCTGTCACAGCACAGACTACTCAAGCTCTGGCTCTGAAGGACACAAACAGACCTGCAAGCACAGAAAAACGTGTGTGCAAGCATGCATGAGTAATGAGAGGGGTGCTCTGGCAGAAGCTGATGCAGTCCATTAGTCTACATCAATACAAATGTTCAGCTGAAACTACCATGACAACTGCAGACCAAGCCCAAAGCATCCAGTATCACACAGTGCTGCCCGACTCTCTTTTGGCTTCGCCTGCTTTTATTGGTGTTCTGAGATCTTCCATAAAATCAGACCCAAACTTTTCACAAATCTCTCGTGACCTGCTCCAGTcaaggtttttgtgttttcatgctgtttgGTTAATTCTAAgccattaatatttttttctgttttgatccCAACCTTTTTACCTTCTTCTCTTTGgtgtctcctctctgctgtgATCAAGAAATAAAACCCCAATCTGCATACTCTCTGCAATCATTCAGCAAGGAAAACTCTGTTCTCCATTAATCATGACTAGGGTACCAGttattgacagaaaaataaggACATTTGCAATTAGCTCAGGTCACTCATTTGGTAGGAAGAAAGTCCCAATCCTGGACCTGTTATTATGACAACTGCACCCccaagatataaaaatatacacgGATTAGTGTGATGTAATGTCAGCAAATTCATGTCCACAAACTGAGATGCACATCACAACCTGCCACATGTAAGTCACAGTATGTCAAACACAGCAAGGTTAAGGTACATGACAACTCTGCATCCTCCGCAAAAGACTGACCCATGTCAGCCTGGTTTACAGGCGGAAGGCCTTAATGCTTCGACACAGACAGCCAGGTCTTATTCTGTTTGGTTGACCTTGTTTACACTGTAAATTGTCTGCCTGTCTATGTTGGTGTTTACTGCTAGGGGCAACAAGGCGAAACAAACGTGTCTGCTGACAAACAAGTGACAAATCCCTGAAGGATTGAGGCTGTTCTGTTACTATTGAcctctcttttgtttttatagtaGGCATGCTTGGAGTAATTCAGAAATCCATTTGAgagttaaaacattttcactaaTGTAGCCAAGGACATCTGCTCTAACTGATATAATGATTGGGGCAGGTAGAGATGTCTTATGTGGTTTAGGACTGAAACTAACGGTTATTATAAATGATTATTAGCAATCTGATCATTATTTTCTTGACTAATCAACTAGTTGTTTTACCTATAAAAtgctcaaaacacaaacatgtttttaggcAACTTCTGCAAAAGTCTTGTCCATCCAAAACCCAACTGTCTGTAAAGGGTACCATTAGTCCAACACTGCAGTGCACACTACCACAAAATCTGCAAATACTCTGGGTGAATGAAAGTAACAGTTTTAGCATTTCTACAACTGCAATGAGGAGAAAGAACAACTCTAGTGTATCTGAAGTTCATGTGAACTATGCCAAAACAAGTCAGTTGtttatttctgacaaagtaCCAATAACAGTGTCTGTAGATGCAGGAAGCTTCCTCCAACTATGCACAATGTTGTCATCTCAGAAGCACAGGCACCCCCGCCTCACCAGACCCCCTGTTTCTAATCTCTCCTCAGAAATGTAGGTGCAAGGGCTCAGCAAGCTACTGTTAAAGTGTGCAATCTCCATGGAAACCAAATGCATTACCATGGCAACACGGGGCATCCTTTAAAGACTACTGTTATGTAAGCTATAGGCCAGCATCACACTGCGAGCCAGGCAGTGTTACAAGGCGCAAACCTTCAAACTAATGTGTTACTCACGGACAATAGATTCAAAACAACAGGGCCTATTCAGTGACAGTATGTCATTCCTACAAATGTGATGTACACTTAATAGTAAATGGCAATGGAAATCAAACACCGCACTTTATGGATCACTGaactaatcaataaaattaCGCCAGTTCAAAATGTTACAAAGCTCATAGGAATTACACAGAATGCGACTGATGTGAAGGACTTATATTTTATCACGACTTTACAAATGTATGCAAATATAAAACTCAGTTCCGTAAATCTCACTATGTTTCACTGACAGGAAGATTTCCTGCCATACTACACTGGGACAAGTTAAGGCAACCAGAAATTGCTCAACTCTTCCACTTGAACCCTCTTTAAAATACATAGAAAATACATAACAAAATAAGGAATGCAATAATGGCTTTAATGAAATATCTTGTGATGGCCTGTCTCCCTTTGAGGCAAATTTACCCTTGCTTTCACAACCACACACTTTAAATAATCTGTATTGGAAAGTACCCTGTCCTGTGTGAGCGGAACCATGGGTGTGTCTAAAGCTGCAACTAATGCAGCAACACCCTCATTTGTTGGGGATTTTATGGCAGCTCTTAGTGTCAGTGTCTGTCCTGACCAGAGCTCTGGGCCCTGTAGGTTTGGAAAAAAGCAtgcacaaacaaactgaaaaagcCAGGAGCGACCTGGTGTGGATGAAGCTGATACATCAGCTGACTGTGTGCATCTCCTTTATCATACACTTTCATTAGACCTTAGTCATGTTACTCTGCAAAAGTATCTGTaccaacataaaaacaaagtcatctCAGTCCTAAACTGATGTCACAGAATGTGGCTTGACTCATTTAGGCATAGTATTTTTAGAATTGCACAGGAATATTGTCATTCATCTATTTTGAGTGAGAAAATCAGGTAAGAAATTGTTTTTGGATAAAAGCAATCAAAAGAGTCTAcagcctgcagctctgtgaggctgcgTTTTATTACAAAACTCTGATCAGCCTACAAACATGTGCAAAACtacattattaacattataATTTTCGTGCATTAACACATCAACAACTAATTATGGTTGGGGTTTACACAAAGGACAGCAGACAGATGTGTTGAACTTGCAGTGACACCAgatacagatgtttctgtcCTCCACAGAGGCagctatgaggcaacagtgagtttaaaaaaagcaacaacaacaaaaaagagaTATTATTTAAAGAGCACCAGACTGTGTGCACTTACATGGTGCCTAGCTCTTTGTAAAGGCATACGCTGCACATATTTCAGTGCTATCTTTATTCTCATTTGAGGGACGGAAGCCTGCACTAAAAACTCTCTGCAGAGATCCATTTAATTCTTTCCAAGAATATGCCAATCAAGCAATCTCCAGTGAAAAGATCATTATGCTTGTTAAAATAATCGGTCTTGATGTCTTGCTGGTCTTtgggtaaatgtgtgtgtgtacagttgGTGTTTCAAGCATTTTTCAGGCATTCAAGAGAAGCACTCAGACAAAGCTCTTTATAACCCTGAGCTGGATGCCTGTCATTACTGGGGATGAAGAATccactgtgtatgtgcatgtcagACCCTAACAGTGGCAGGAATGCATTAGGTGTCATTTTAACACTGCCCTTGTGCACCAGACTTTAATTGACACAGAAAAGTTCCAGTGTAATTTACAACATGAGCTAAGTGCAGAAGaacaaaaatacagcattttaaGTGTGCAGGCAACAATACATGTACACATTTCCAAGCTCAATGTTCAAACCCTATTGTGCAGAAACATGGTGAAGAAGATTCAAAGACACTTTGTCCAGTTTGTTTTCCACcctataataaaacaaatgtgccCAACATTGATTATAGTCCCAAAAAACAACGTGTTACACAAGAAAACTATCACATCAGAAGACACAAACAACTTTTTTAATTAACAGTAAGTGAGCTTCACCATCAGAGAAACTATCAGCATGCCGCTGAGCGCAGAGACCAGGCGACCTGCTGTGTTGTATTAGAGTTTGAGGACAGCGGTTCGGGGTTTATCTGATTGCCACATGTCATACGGGACAGTGTGGTGGTAGATCGCTCTCTGAAATAACACATCCCTCCCTGTACAGCTTCCCCTAGTCTCACACTCTGGCCTGTGCTAtcatgtgtgcatctgtgtagCATAATGCTGACGAAATATTTGACCCAAACATAGCTACATATATTGACATGATCGTAAGTGATCATGGTATGAATGGTATGAATGAAAGTTTAAGAATGACTGTTTTTACATccttaacttaaaaaaaaaagtgatcacatatgaggaggaaggaaggaaagagtgAAGTAAGAGTGAAATGGATGTGAAATGAGGAACACATTTTCAGCTGCACTGCAGTCAAGGGTGTGGGCGTGAGGAGTGGgagtaaaacaaacacagagctctGTATGTAGAATgagtgtatatgcatgtgtgtagtagtgtggtgtgtgtgtgtggatgatgGCAACATGGAGCCAGACAAAGCTACTTCCATTGGGACTTTCACTCATTCTAACAGAATTACCAAATCAGGGGAGTGACTATCC
Proteins encoded in this window:
- the add1 gene encoding alpha-adducin isoform X3, which translates into the protein MNGDSSAGVVTAPPPTTAPHKERYFDRVDESSPEYQRERNMAPDLRQDFNMMEQRKRVSMILQSPAFCEELETMIQDQLKKGKTPTSLLALQQIADFMTTSMPSMYPAAPQGGMAALNMSLGMVTPVNDLRGSDSISYDKGEKLLRCKLAAFYRLADLFGWSELIYNHLTVRVSSDQERFLVVPFGLLYSEVTASSLVKINFQAEIVDRGSTNLGVNQAGFILHSAIYAARPDVKCIVHIHTPAGAAVSAMKCGLLPISPEALSLGEVAYHDYHGILVDEEERTLIQRNLGPNSKVLILRNHGLVSVGETVEEAFYYIHNLVTACEIQVRTLASAGGPDNLVMLDPGKYKSRPRVPELAGDGSSTQPKWQVGEQEFEALMRMLDNLGYRTGYPYRCPALRDKTKKYSDVEIAPSAHGGYSYGDDSDSGARSPLKHSFQRGQRDKTRWLNASGRPDEPYEDGPDGTSPKSKPKWTKEDGLRQAAVANQFIPLNTNPKEVLEMRNKIREQNLQDIKTAGPQSQVLCAGTVVERTFTQDAPLSDCTDTIDGLDVSEGSYSPAKSIRKGELVTASKAIIEKEYQPKVIVSKKGPNPFTTLTDQELEEYRREVEQKQKGTEALQSAADSPSLDSLEKAPTPAPTPATPASEQGSSSPGLSSEPGQVQGGADSTEAVTDDVFMTADEVFSAPDSPHKEFHCAVVRALSKEPSLIQADQAPDPEQLVEPEEAPQGQKATTTPPSTPVRAEEESLPEQTYKDESDAATLRQTLPDLTPDDPSDAPALPAEESASAPATADAAEGEEPADAGDQEGDESPSKSPSKKKKKFRTPSFLKKNKKKTES
- the add1 gene encoding alpha-adducin isoform X6; its protein translation is MNGDSSAGVVTAPPPTTAPHKERYFDRVDESSPEYQRERNMAPDLRQDFNMMEQRKRVSMILQSPAFCEELETMIQDQLKKGKTPTSLLALQQIADFMTTSMPSMYPAAPQGGMAALNMSLGMVTPVNDLRGSDSISYDKGEKLLRCKLAAFYRLADLFGWSELIYNHLTVRVSSDQERFLVVPFGLLYSEVTASSLVKINFQAEIVDRGSTNLGVNQAGFILHSAIYAARPDVKCIVHIHTPAGAAVSAMKCGLLPISPEALSLGEVAYHDYHGILVDEEERTLIQRNLGPNSKVLILRNHGLVSVGETVEEAFYYIHNLVTACEIQVRTLASAGGPDNLVMLDPGKYKSRPRVPELAGDGSSTQPKWQVGEQEFEALMRMLDNLGYRTGYPYRCPALRDKTKKYSDVEIAPSAHGGYSYGDDSDSGARSPLKHSFQRGQRDKTRWLNASGRPDEPYEDGPDGTSPKSKPKWTKEDGLRQAAVANQFIPLNTNPKEVLEMRNKIREQNLQDIKTAGPQSQVLCAGTVVERTFTQDAPLSDCTDTIDGLDVSEGSYSPAKSIRKGELVTASKAIIEKEYQPKVIVSKKGPNPFTTLTDQELEEYRREVEQKQKGTEDPEQLVEPEEAPQGQKATTTPPSTPVRAEEESLPEQTYKDESDAATLRQTLPDLTPDDPSDAPALPAEESASAPATADAAEGEEPADAGDQEGDESPSKSPSKKKKKFRTPSFLKKNKKKTES